From the genome of Amycolatopsis sp. NBC_01488, one region includes:
- a CDS encoding ROK family transcriptional regulator: MIKPVSSSPVARPDEVRRHNRTTLLRLLHVGGPSTRATLAAELGLNRSTIKTLVDGLAEAGVVEEKVPRPGRGAGRPSLLVLPQPHAAVVLAVDLQVEHVAIALVGLGGQILGRNSWNLRGRMGQPDEVITHVIESTAILAGDLDVTPVAAGVSVPGVIRRADGYVHEAPNLRWTDVALGERLGGVLQIPILVGNDAEFGAVAEHLRGAARGASDVVYISADVGVGGGVISEGSALRGGAGYVGEIGHMVIRPDGRACYCGSSGCWETEVGEAALCRALGLPEDTPRGAILFELRELGRDPEAALTRLAEFAEWLTLGLINVVNLLGPQLVILGDLLTVLPEAVLRHVGSEVRRRSLVSRAVGGTRIISSALGADVKLLGAAEVAFEVVLDSV; the protein is encoded by the coding sequence ATGATCAAGCCCGTGTCCAGCTCACCCGTCGCGCGACCGGACGAGGTGCGCCGGCACAACCGCACGACCCTGCTCCGCCTGCTGCACGTCGGCGGGCCGAGCACCCGGGCGACCCTGGCCGCCGAGCTGGGGCTCAACCGGAGCACGATCAAGACCCTCGTCGACGGGCTCGCCGAAGCCGGCGTCGTCGAGGAGAAGGTGCCGAGGCCGGGACGAGGGGCGGGCCGCCCCTCGCTCCTGGTCCTGCCCCAGCCGCACGCGGCGGTCGTGCTCGCGGTCGACCTGCAGGTCGAGCACGTCGCGATCGCGCTGGTCGGGCTGGGCGGCCAGATCCTGGGCCGCAACAGCTGGAACCTGCGGGGCCGGATGGGCCAGCCCGACGAGGTCATCACGCACGTCATCGAGTCGACGGCCATCCTGGCCGGCGACCTCGACGTGACCCCGGTGGCGGCCGGGGTGTCGGTGCCCGGCGTCATCCGGCGGGCCGACGGGTACGTGCACGAGGCCCCGAACCTGCGCTGGACCGACGTCGCGCTCGGCGAACGGCTCGGCGGGGTGCTGCAGATCCCGATCCTGGTCGGCAACGACGCCGAGTTCGGTGCGGTCGCCGAGCACCTGCGCGGGGCGGCCCGCGGCGCGTCCGACGTGGTGTACATCTCGGCGGACGTCGGGGTCGGCGGCGGCGTCATCTCCGAAGGCTCGGCGCTGCGCGGCGGCGCGGGGTACGTCGGCGAGATCGGGCACATGGTGATCCGCCCGGACGGGCGCGCCTGCTACTGCGGCAGCAGCGGCTGCTGGGAGACCGAGGTCGGCGAGGCGGCGCTGTGCCGCGCGCTCGGCCTGCCGGAGGACACCCCGCGCGGGGCGATCCTGTTCGAGCTGCGCGAGCTGGGGCGGGACCCGGAGGCGGCGCTGACGCGGCTCGCGGAGTTCGCCGAATGGCTGACGCTGGGGCTGATCAACGTCGTCAACCTGCTCGGCCCGCAGCTGGTGATCCTCGGCGACCTGCTGACGGTGCTGCCGGAGGCGGTGCTGCGGCACGTCGGCTCGGAGGTCCGCCGGCGCAGCCTGGTGAGCCGGGCGGTCGGCGGCACCCGGATCATCAGCTCGGCGCTGGGGGCCGACGTGAAGCTGCTGGGCGCGGCCGAAGTGGCGTTCGAAGTCGTGCTGGATTCTGTCTGA
- a CDS encoding sugar ABC transporter permease — protein sequence MTETPAKHEVGSPAEALAQTQTATAAITDFGIDTTSMSTGEAVRDYFARLRAGELGALPSLFGLLVLVILFSALSDNFLTLANIANVFPQGAGVIIIAMGIVFVLLLGEIDLAAGVASGTAASVMALHYVHAGNLLGSMGSGVFITFIAVLAAAMLLSAYQRIWAGAALSLVGLLIVAIGVPANAWLEILLAICVGTAIGCITGFLVSKIGMPSFVVTLALFIVWQGVLLQFIGEGGTIGITNSDVLYKIANGNLNVLGSWIFFLVAAGGFALVTLLSHFRRLQRGLVVQPTALVMIKVGALVVLSAVGTWLLTFNRSPNKTVVTIEGVPYVIPIMLVLLVAGTYVLNRTRYGRFVYAVGGNKEAARRAGIDVPKIRASVFVIGSAVAAIGGIVAASKVGSVSPQSGGLNTLLFAVGSAVIGGTSLFGGKGRVSDAVVGGLVIAVVINGLGLLKQPAAVVNIVTGLVLLLAATVDALSRRRAAASTR from the coding sequence ATGACTGAAACTCCCGCCAAGCACGAGGTCGGCAGCCCCGCCGAAGCGCTCGCGCAGACCCAGACCGCCACCGCGGCGATCACCGACTTCGGGATCGACACGACATCGATGTCAACCGGCGAAGCGGTCCGCGACTACTTCGCCCGCCTGCGGGCCGGCGAGCTCGGCGCGCTGCCGTCGCTGTTCGGCCTGCTCGTGCTCGTCATCCTGTTCAGCGCGCTGTCGGACAACTTCCTCACCCTCGCCAACATCGCCAACGTCTTCCCGCAGGGCGCCGGCGTGATCATCATCGCGATGGGCATCGTCTTCGTGCTGCTGCTCGGCGAAATCGACCTCGCGGCCGGTGTCGCCTCGGGCACCGCCGCGTCGGTGATGGCCCTGCACTACGTGCACGCCGGGAACCTGCTGGGCTCCATGGGCTCCGGCGTCTTCATCACGTTCATCGCGGTCCTCGCCGCGGCCATGCTGCTGTCGGCGTACCAGCGGATCTGGGCCGGCGCCGCGTTGTCGCTGGTCGGCTTGCTGATCGTCGCGATCGGTGTCCCCGCCAACGCCTGGCTGGAGATCCTGCTGGCGATCTGCGTCGGCACCGCGATCGGCTGCATCACCGGCTTCCTGGTGTCGAAGATCGGCATGCCGTCCTTCGTGGTGACGCTGGCGCTGTTCATCGTGTGGCAGGGCGTCCTGCTGCAGTTCATCGGTGAAGGCGGCACGATCGGCATCACCAACTCGGACGTGCTGTACAAGATCGCCAACGGCAACCTGAACGTCCTGGGCAGCTGGATCTTCTTCCTCGTCGCCGCGGGCGGCTTCGCGCTGGTCACGTTGCTCAGCCACTTCCGGCGGCTCCAGCGCGGCCTGGTCGTGCAGCCGACGGCGCTGGTGATGATCAAGGTCGGCGCGCTCGTCGTGCTGTCCGCGGTCGGCACCTGGCTGCTGACGTTCAACCGCTCGCCGAACAAGACCGTCGTCACGATCGAGGGCGTCCCGTACGTCATCCCGATCATGCTGGTGCTGCTGGTGGCCGGGACCTACGTGCTCAACCGGACCCGGTACGGCCGGTTCGTCTACGCGGTCGGCGGCAACAAGGAAGCCGCGCGCCGCGCCGGCATCGACGTGCCGAAGATCCGCGCGAGCGTGTTCGTCATCGGCTCGGCGGTCGCGGCCATCGGCGGCATCGTCGCCGCGTCGAAGGTCGGTTCGGTCAGCCCGCAGTCCGGTGGCCTCAACACGCTGCTGTTCGCGGTGGGTTCGGCCGTCATCGGCGGCACGTCGCTGTTCGGCGGCAAGGGCCGGGTCTCCGACGCCGTCGTCGGCGGCCTGGTGATCGCCGTGGTCATCAACGGCCTGGGCCTGCTCAAGCAGCCGGCTGCGGTGGTCAACATCGTCACCGGTCTGGTCCTGCTCCTCGCCGCCACGGTCGACGCGCTGTCCCGGCGCCGCGCGGCTGCGTCGACTCGCTGA
- a CDS encoding ATP-binding cassette domain-containing protein: MSEPILEIKGLNKSFGPVHVLHDVDFDVRAGEVTALVGDNGAGKSTLVKCIAGIHPYDSGAVRFNGQDAHIRGPKDAADLGIEVVYQDLALADNLDIVQNMFLGRERGSSWKLDEASMEKAARETLASLSVRTVKSVRTPVSSLSGGQRQTVAIAKSVLWNSKVVVLDEPTAALGVAQTRQVLDLVRRLAEQGLGVVLISHNMADVFEVADRIAVLYLGRLVAEVHTKDVSHGQVVELITAGRSGDLGLARPEAVVL, encoded by the coding sequence ATGAGTGAGCCCATTCTCGAGATCAAGGGCCTGAACAAGAGCTTCGGCCCCGTCCACGTCCTCCACGACGTGGACTTCGACGTGCGTGCGGGCGAAGTGACCGCCCTGGTCGGCGACAACGGCGCCGGCAAGTCGACCCTCGTCAAGTGCATCGCCGGCATCCACCCGTACGACTCGGGGGCCGTGCGGTTCAACGGTCAGGACGCCCACATCCGCGGTCCGAAGGACGCGGCCGACCTCGGGATCGAGGTCGTCTACCAGGACCTGGCGCTTGCCGACAACCTCGACATCGTCCAGAACATGTTCCTCGGCCGCGAGCGCGGCAGCTCGTGGAAGCTGGACGAGGCCAGCATGGAGAAGGCCGCCCGCGAAACGCTGGCCTCGCTCTCGGTCCGCACGGTCAAGTCCGTGCGCACCCCGGTCTCCTCGCTGTCCGGTGGTCAGCGGCAGACGGTCGCCATCGCGAAGTCGGTGCTGTGGAACAGCAAGGTCGTCGTCCTCGACGAACCGACCGCCGCCCTCGGTGTCGCGCAGACCCGTCAGGTGCTCGACCTCGTCCGCAGGCTCGCCGAACAGGGCCTGGGCGTCGTGCTGATCAGCCACAACATGGCCGACGTGTTCGAGGTCGCCGACCGCATCGCCGTGCTGTACCTCGGCCGGCTCGTCGCCGAGGTGCACACCAAGGACGTCAGCCACGGCCAGGTCGTGGAGCTGATCACCGCGGGTCGCTCCGGTGACCTTGGCCTGGCCCGGCCCGAAGCCGTCGTCCTGTGA
- a CDS encoding sugar ABC transporter substrate-binding protein — protein sequence MRSRTLTLLAATVSTGLVLTACGANSSNSGGTGSSSASSSAPAAGGASGKVGVILPETATSARWEAFDKPMLQAALTAQGFEVDVQNAQGDNQKFSTLADGFISSGVKVLVIAPGDPAVGAAVEAKAKTAGIPVIDYDRPSLGGSADYYVSFDNEKVGQLQGQAMADALKSKPGAGVVQIEGAPTDNNATLFTKGQDSVLEPLFSAGTLKRIQKQPINDWDNQLGGTTFEQIFTANGGKVDGVVAANDGLAGAVITILKKNGLNGKVPVTGQDATADGLMAVMRGDQYMTVFKPIKEEAESTAKLAAALAKGDTAGADAIATGKLHDPKNNRDIKSVLLTPTTILAKDIKTVVTQGYVKAAEICGGDLAAKCSSLGIS from the coding sequence ATGCGCAGCAGAACCCTTACCCTCCTCGCCGCCACGGTGAGCACCGGCCTGGTGCTGACCGCTTGCGGTGCCAACAGTTCAAACAGCGGGGGCACGGGGAGCAGCTCCGCTTCCTCCTCCGCGCCGGCCGCCGGCGGCGCCAGCGGCAAGGTCGGTGTCATCCTGCCGGAGACCGCCACGTCGGCCCGCTGGGAGGCGTTCGACAAGCCGATGCTGCAGGCCGCGCTGACGGCACAGGGCTTCGAGGTCGACGTACAGAACGCCCAGGGTGACAACCAGAAGTTCTCGACCCTGGCCGACGGCTTCATCAGCTCCGGCGTCAAGGTCCTGGTCATCGCCCCGGGCGACCCCGCCGTCGGTGCCGCCGTCGAGGCCAAGGCCAAGACCGCCGGCATCCCGGTCATCGACTACGACCGGCCGAGCCTCGGCGGGTCCGCCGACTACTACGTGTCGTTCGACAACGAGAAGGTCGGCCAGCTGCAGGGCCAGGCCATGGCGGACGCGCTGAAGAGCAAGCCGGGCGCGGGCGTCGTCCAGATCGAGGGCGCCCCGACCGACAACAACGCCACGCTGTTCACCAAGGGCCAGGACTCCGTCCTCGAGCCGCTGTTCTCGGCGGGCACGCTGAAGCGCATCCAGAAGCAGCCGATCAACGACTGGGACAACCAGCTCGGCGGCACGACGTTCGAGCAGATCTTCACCGCCAACGGCGGCAAGGTCGACGGCGTCGTCGCGGCGAACGACGGCCTGGCCGGCGCGGTCATCACCATCCTCAAGAAGAACGGCCTCAACGGGAAGGTCCCGGTCACCGGCCAGGACGCCACCGCCGACGGCCTGATGGCGGTCATGCGCGGCGACCAGTACATGACGGTCTTCAAGCCGATCAAGGAAGAAGCCGAGTCCACCGCCAAGCTGGCCGCCGCCCTCGCCAAGGGCGACACCGCCGGCGCGGACGCCATCGCGACGGGCAAGCTGCACGACCCGAAGAACAACCGGGACATCAAGTCCGTGCTGCTCACGCCGACGACGATCCTGGCGAAGGACATCAAGACCGTCGTGACCCAGGGCTACGTGAAGGCTGCCGAGATCTGCGGTGGCGACCTCGCCGCCAAGTGCAGCTCGCTCGGCATCTCCTGA
- a CDS encoding DEAD/DEAH box helicase, producing the protein MTETQLGAPPAEKDSTARPLRAWQRRALTKYLTSKPKDFLAVATPGAGKTVFGLRIAAELLSDRTIEAVTIVTPTEHLKHQWAASAAAAGIQIDSNFRNTTGVTSSDYNGVAVTYAQVAAHPTLHRVRTENRKTLVILDEIHHGGDAKSWGDAIREAFTPAVRRLSLTGTPFRSDDSAIPFVTYEPDAGGFQRSKADHSYGYADALADGVVRPVVFLAYSGEASWRTSAGEEFTARLGEPLTAEQNARAWRTALDPAGEWIPAVLQAADTRLSQVRQHVPDAGGLVIATDQESARAYAKILERISGETPTLVLSDDPKASGRIKEFSETKERWIVAVRMVSEGVDVPRLGVGVYATSASTPLFFAQAIGRYVRARKKGETASVFLPSVPVLLELASELEAQRDHVLGKPHREKEGWEDELLAQANRTEDEPGEEEKAFTSLGASAELDQVIYDGNSFGTAVFSGSDEEQEYLGLPGLLEPDQVRALLRKRQEEQVADEKRRKPAKEEPAPQARPQSVSERLGALRKELNALVGMYHHRTKKPHGAIHNELRRVCGGPVTAMATVEQLEERIVTLRTW; encoded by the coding sequence ATGACGGAGACGCAGCTCGGGGCGCCTCCCGCGGAGAAGGACTCGACCGCGCGCCCGCTGCGGGCGTGGCAGCGGCGGGCGCTGACGAAGTACCTGACGTCGAAGCCGAAGGACTTCCTCGCGGTGGCGACGCCGGGAGCCGGCAAGACGGTGTTCGGCCTGCGGATCGCCGCGGAGCTGCTGAGCGACCGCACGATCGAGGCGGTCACCATCGTGACCCCGACCGAGCACCTCAAGCACCAGTGGGCCGCGTCGGCCGCCGCGGCCGGGATCCAGATCGACTCGAACTTCCGCAACACCACCGGCGTCACCTCGTCGGACTACAACGGCGTCGCGGTGACGTACGCGCAGGTCGCGGCGCACCCGACGCTGCACCGGGTGCGCACCGAGAACCGCAAGACGCTGGTGATCCTCGACGAGATCCACCACGGCGGCGACGCGAAGTCCTGGGGCGACGCGATCCGCGAGGCGTTCACCCCGGCCGTCCGGCGGCTGTCACTGACCGGGACCCCGTTCCGGTCCGACGACTCGGCCATCCCGTTCGTCACCTACGAGCCCGACGCGGGCGGGTTCCAGCGCAGCAAGGCCGACCACTCGTACGGCTACGCGGACGCGCTGGCCGACGGCGTGGTCCGGCCGGTCGTCTTCCTGGCGTACTCGGGCGAGGCCTCCTGGCGCACGAGCGCGGGGGAGGAGTTCACCGCGCGGCTCGGCGAGCCGCTGACGGCGGAGCAGAACGCCCGGGCGTGGCGCACGGCACTCGACCCGGCGGGCGAGTGGATCCCGGCGGTGCTGCAAGCGGCCGACACGCGGTTGTCCCAGGTGCGCCAGCACGTGCCGGACGCGGGCGGCCTGGTGATCGCCACCGACCAGGAGTCGGCGCGGGCGTACGCGAAGATCCTGGAGCGCATCTCGGGCGAGACGCCGACGCTGGTGCTCTCGGACGACCCGAAGGCCTCGGGCCGGATCAAGGAGTTCTCCGAGACCAAGGAACGCTGGATCGTGGCGGTCCGCATGGTCTCCGAAGGCGTCGACGTCCCGCGCCTCGGCGTGGGCGTGTACGCGACGAGCGCGTCGACGCCGCTGTTCTTCGCCCAGGCGATCGGCCGGTACGTGCGGGCACGGAAGAAGGGCGAGACGGCGAGCGTGTTCCTGCCGTCGGTGCCGGTGCTGCTGGAGCTGGCCAGCGAGCTGGAGGCGCAGCGCGACCACGTGCTCGGCAAGCCGCACCGCGAGAAGGAGGGCTGGGAGGACGAGCTCCTGGCCCAGGCCAACCGCACCGAGGACGAGCCGGGCGAGGAGGAGAAGGCGTTCACGTCCCTGGGCGCCTCGGCCGAGCTCGACCAGGTCATCTACGACGGCAACTCCTTCGGCACGGCGGTGTTTTCGGGCTCGGACGAAGAGCAGGAGTATCTCGGCCTCCCAGGCCTGCTTGAGCCCGACCAGGTCCGCGCGCTGCTGCGGAAGCGGCAGGAAGAGCAGGTCGCGGACGAGAAGCGCCGCAAGCCCGCGAAGGAGGAGCCGGCACCGCAGGCTCGTCCCCAATCGGTCAGCGAGCGGCTCGGCGCGCTGCGCAAGGAGCTGAACGCGCTGGTCGGCATGTACCACCACCGCACGAAGAAGCCGCACGGCGCGATCCACAACGAGCTGAGGCGAGTTTGTGGTGGCCCGGTGACGGCCATGGCGACCGTCGAGCAGCTCGAGGAACGGATCGTCACACTGCGGACCTGGTGA
- a CDS encoding YihY/virulence factor BrkB family protein, with amino-acid sequence MGEVQPSGATKVARKGPWRLLTRTLAKAWEGNIFSEAAEAAFWQTLSLPPLLLGLLGSLGFVGEWFGQDVVAAVHDRIIGFCRTVFSQNAVHDIIEPTVNSILTVGKGEIVSIGFLISLWAGSSAMSSFVDAITVAHDQYGVRNDVWQRIFALLLYLCGLVILVVGLPLLAIGPDLLPEFFPGAWRPTVTAWVSALYFPTLGVMITLALTTLYKLALPRKLPWHRGLPGAVLAMVVFLLSSVGLRVYLNWITKTGYTYGALAAPIAFLLLMFFIGLAVVGGAYFNSAIQELWPAKATRRQRRKWRRLEMERASERLRTEEGRKLWERTTTPLRRPRAEDIPAVSPNGDGAAPSDEDGSSPSAPDPAPSAAQGRVSSQGTTRNPPPD; translated from the coding sequence ATGGGTGAGGTGCAGCCGTCCGGTGCGACGAAGGTGGCCCGCAAGGGGCCCTGGCGCCTCCTCACGCGCACGCTCGCGAAGGCCTGGGAAGGCAACATCTTCTCCGAGGCCGCCGAAGCGGCCTTCTGGCAGACGCTGTCGCTGCCGCCGCTGCTGCTGGGGCTGCTCGGCAGCCTGGGCTTCGTCGGCGAGTGGTTCGGCCAGGACGTGGTCGCCGCGGTGCACGACCGGATCATCGGCTTCTGCCGGACCGTCTTCAGCCAGAACGCCGTCCACGACATCATCGAGCCGACCGTGAACAGCATCCTCACCGTCGGCAAGGGCGAGATCGTCTCGATCGGCTTCCTGATCTCGCTGTGGGCCGGGTCGTCGGCGATGTCGTCGTTCGTGGACGCCATCACCGTCGCGCACGACCAGTACGGCGTCCGCAACGACGTCTGGCAGCGGATCTTCGCGCTCCTGCTGTACCTGTGCGGCCTGGTCATCCTGGTGGTCGGGCTGCCGCTGCTGGCGATCGGCCCGGACCTGCTGCCCGAGTTCTTCCCGGGTGCCTGGCGCCCGACCGTGACGGCGTGGGTGAGCGCGCTGTACTTCCCCACCCTCGGCGTGATGATCACGCTCGCGCTGACCACGCTGTACAAGCTCGCCCTGCCGCGGAAGCTGCCGTGGCACCGCGGGCTGCCCGGCGCGGTCCTCGCGATGGTCGTGTTCCTGCTCTCCTCGGTCGGCCTGCGGGTCTACCTGAACTGGATCACCAAGACCGGCTACACCTACGGCGCGCTCGCCGCGCCGATCGCGTTCCTGCTGCTGATGTTCTTCATCGGGCTGGCCGTGGTCGGCGGCGCGTACTTCAACAGCGCGATCCAGGAGCTGTGGCCGGCGAAGGCGACCCGGCGCCAGCGGCGCAAGTGGCGCCGGCTGGAGATGGAACGCGCCTCCGAGCGGTTGCGCACCGAAGAGGGCCGCAAGCTGTGGGAGCGCACGACCACGCCGCTGCGGCGCCCGCGTGCCGAAGACATCCCCGCCGTCTCCCCGAACGGCGACGGCGCGGCACCGTCCGATGAGGACGGATCGTCACCGAGCGCGCCGGACCCGGCACCCAGCGCTGCTCAGGGTCGGGTCTCCTCCCAGGGGACGACCCGGAATCCACCCCCAGACTGA
- a CDS encoding efflux RND transporter permease subunit, translating to MSVLARLSLRNRSLIGLLALVIVGFGAFALPQIKQQLFPSLQFPQAQIVTQYPGASPDAVDRQVSEPLEGALQGLKGLKEVDSTSSDGVSRVVTQFAFGTDLDAAVSQIQQAVNQVRPRLPQNSDPAVSAGSTDDLPVVLVAAGTTGDPQQLAPALTDEVAPELRKIEGVRTVTVTGVQQPRVTITLDYAKLAAAGVDPASIATTVQTAGAAVPAGTLTEGGKTLSVQVGGGQTTVDTLRNLYLTPSASRPGAAPHGPVKLGDVADVQTGFAPPTSITRTNGKPSLGLSITMVDNGNAVAISDAVRAKLPDLAKKTGSEMSVVFDQGTPVKDAISGLTTEGLLGLAFAVVVILLFLLSVRSTLVTAVSIPLSVVVALIALWTGDLSLNLLTLGALTIAIGRVVDDSIVVLENIKRHLGYGEEKHRAVLDGVREVAGAVTSSTLTTVAVFLPIAFVGGFVGELFSPFAITVTVALLASLLVSLTVVPVLAYWFLKPPTVPADAIEAERAREAAVEKERRSFLQRAYLPVIRFATRRRLTVVLLALLIFAGTVGLATRLNTNFLDQSGGTTLNMTQKLPAGTSVEAKEKAATAVEQALAAEQSVRTYQVSVGGGGAFGFGGGTNTSISVTVAKDTDLDALSNRLRSKLTSRPELGEIKIGADASGFNSDQVSVTVTAPSEAALKPASDQVVQALGGVSGLTEVTSDLAVGSPRVQVEVDDAAAAAHGLSASTIGQVANQAIAGRTVTQLPVDGQRTDVVLRAGTAPATVDQVKGLPIPGPAGVVRLDEVAKVSTVDGPASVHRTGGDLSTTVTAKNTGDNLSKTTADIKSKLDGLTFAGGASYSLGGVSQDQQEAFSNLFLALLAAIAIVFLIMVATFRSLIQPLILLVSIPFAATGAIGLLLATGTALGLPALIGMLMLVGIVVTNAIVLIDLINQYRAEGMSVADAVTEGGRRRLRPILMTAAATIFALIPMALGITGQGGFIGQPLAIVVIGGLVSSTLLTLVLVPTLYTMVETRKERRRARREARRTPAKAPESESLNPAPTA from the coding sequence ATGTCCGTGCTGGCCAGATTGAGCCTGCGCAACCGAAGCCTGATCGGCCTGCTCGCGCTCGTGATCGTCGGCTTCGGCGCGTTCGCGCTGCCGCAGATCAAGCAGCAGCTGTTCCCGTCGCTGCAGTTCCCGCAGGCCCAGATCGTCACCCAGTACCCGGGCGCGTCGCCCGACGCGGTCGACCGGCAGGTCAGCGAGCCCCTCGAAGGCGCGCTGCAGGGGCTGAAGGGCCTGAAGGAGGTCGACTCGACGTCGTCGGACGGCGTTTCGCGCGTCGTCACGCAGTTCGCGTTCGGCACCGACCTCGACGCGGCGGTTTCGCAGATCCAGCAGGCGGTGAACCAGGTCCGGCCGCGGCTGCCGCAGAACTCCGACCCCGCCGTCTCCGCGGGCAGCACCGACGACCTGCCGGTGGTGCTGGTCGCCGCGGGCACCACGGGGGACCCGCAGCAGCTCGCGCCCGCGCTGACCGACGAGGTCGCGCCGGAGCTGCGGAAGATCGAGGGCGTCCGCACGGTGACGGTCACCGGCGTGCAGCAGCCGCGTGTCACGATCACCCTGGACTACGCGAAGCTGGCCGCGGCCGGCGTCGACCCGGCGTCCATCGCGACCACGGTGCAGACCGCCGGCGCCGCGGTTCCCGCCGGCACGCTGACCGAAGGCGGCAAGACGCTGTCCGTCCAGGTCGGCGGCGGACAGACCACTGTGGACACTCTGCGCAACCTGTACCTCACGCCGAGCGCTTCTCGTCCGGGTGCCGCGCCGCACGGACCGGTGAAGCTGGGTGACGTCGCCGACGTCCAGACCGGCTTCGCGCCGCCGACGTCGATCACGCGCACCAACGGCAAGCCGAGCCTCGGCCTCTCGATCACCATGGTGGACAACGGGAACGCCGTCGCGATCTCCGACGCCGTCCGCGCCAAGCTGCCGGATCTGGCGAAGAAGACCGGCTCCGAGATGAGCGTCGTGTTCGACCAGGGCACGCCGGTGAAGGACGCGATCAGCGGCCTGACCACCGAAGGCCTGCTGGGCCTGGCGTTCGCCGTCGTCGTCATCCTGCTGTTCCTGCTGTCGGTGCGCTCGACGCTGGTGACCGCGGTGTCGATCCCGCTGTCGGTGGTGGTCGCGCTGATCGCGCTGTGGACCGGCGACCTGTCGCTCAACCTGCTCACCCTCGGCGCGCTGACCATCGCGATCGGCCGGGTGGTCGACGACTCGATCGTCGTGCTGGAGAACATCAAGCGGCACCTGGGTTACGGCGAGGAGAAGCACCGGGCAGTGCTCGACGGCGTCCGCGAGGTGGCCGGCGCGGTGACGTCGTCCACGCTGACGACCGTCGCAGTGTTCCTGCCGATCGCGTTCGTCGGCGGGTTCGTCGGCGAACTGTTCTCGCCGTTCGCGATCACCGTGACCGTCGCGCTGCTGGCGTCGCTGCTCGTGTCGCTGACCGTGGTTCCCGTGCTGGCGTACTGGTTCCTGAAGCCGCCCACGGTCCCGGCGGACGCCATCGAGGCCGAGCGCGCCCGCGAAGCCGCCGTGGAGAAGGAGCGCCGGTCGTTCCTGCAGCGGGCCTACCTGCCGGTGATCCGGTTCGCGACCCGGCGGCGGCTGACCGTCGTCCTGCTGGCGCTGCTGATCTTCGCCGGCACGGTCGGGCTCGCGACGCGCCTGAACACGAACTTCCTCGACCAGTCCGGCGGCACCACGCTGAACATGACGCAGAAGCTGCCCGCGGGTACCAGCGTCGAGGCCAAGGAGAAGGCCGCCACGGCGGTCGAGCAGGCGCTGGCCGCCGAGCAGTCCGTGCGGACCTACCAGGTCAGCGTCGGCGGGGGCGGCGCGTTCGGCTTCGGCGGCGGGACGAACACGAGCATCTCCGTCACCGTCGCGAAGGACACCGATCTCGACGCGCTGTCGAACCGGCTGCGCTCGAAGCTGACGTCACGGCCCGAGCTGGGCGAGATCAAGATCGGCGCGGACGCGTCCGGGTTCAACTCCGACCAGGTCTCGGTGACGGTGACCGCGCCGTCGGAGGCCGCGCTGAAGCCGGCGTCCGACCAGGTCGTCCAGGCGCTGGGCGGGGTGTCCGGGCTGACCGAGGTGACCAGCGACCTGGCCGTCGGCTCGCCGCGGGTGCAGGTCGAGGTGGACGACGCCGCGGCCGCCGCGCACGGGCTGTCGGCGAGCACCATCGGCCAGGTCGCCAACCAGGCGATCGCCGGGCGCACGGTGACGCAGCTGCCGGTCGACGGCCAGCGCACCGACGTCGTGCTGCGCGCCGGCACCGCGCCGGCGACGGTCGACCAGGTGAAGGGCCTGCCGATCCCGGGTCCGGCGGGCGTCGTCCGGCTCGACGAGGTGGCGAAGGTGTCCACTGTGGACGGACCGGCGTCGGTGCACCGCACCGGCGGCGACCTGAGCACCACGGTGACCGCCAAGAACACCGGCGACAACCTGAGCAAGACGACCGCGGACATCAAGTCCAAGCTGGACGGCCTGACGTTCGCCGGCGGCGCGTCGTACTCGCTCGGCGGCGTGAGCCAGGACCAGCAGGAGGCGTTCTCGAACCTGTTCCTGGCGCTGCTGGCCGCGATCGCGATCGTGTTCCTGATCATGGTGGCGACGTTCCGCAGCCTGATCCAGCCGCTGATCCTGCTGGTGTCGATCCCGTTCGCGGCGACCGGCGCGATCGGGCTGCTGCTGGCCACCGGCACCGCGCTGGGCCTGCCCGCGCTGATCGGCATGCTGATGCTCGTCGGCATCGTGGTGACGAACGCGATCGTGCTGATCGACCTGATCAACCAGTACCGCGCCGAAGGGATGAGCGTCGCCGACGCCGTCACCGAAGGCGGCCGGCGCCGGTTGCGGCCGATCCTGATGACCGCGGCGGCGACGATCTTCGCGCTGATCCCGATGGCG